CGCATTGTGTTTTGGAAATAAAGCAAACTATActgtaaaacaaattttgcACATTAAAGCTAGTAAAAATTTTAACACGTCATTGTTGCACCAGTGTCCGCGTCCACCACCTTCCCAACATCTtcaaatacaatgaatatGCCTAACGCAGATGTAAACCGGGACCAAGTAGATGTGGtgataataaacaaacaagtGAGAGTTATTCACTGCTGTGATGGTGTTGAAGAGGAAATCGAAGAGACAATGTTAGATGAAATTAATATGTCTCCAAATGATGTGGAAAATATTGAGCctgtaagtttaaatttaacttgtGTGTTACAGAAGTTTGGTCtcaaattgtatttcattCTTATTGTGTAGAATAGGATGTTAAATATATGTCTCTTTTCTTATCAAATAAATGCTTGTTACGAAATATGTTGTAACGAATGATGGTATGAAGTATTTCAGTATTTTTCTATACtggtaaacatttttatgaaccATATTATAGAGCAACTTATAAATCTGTTATAATAGGACATAAATCTTTAAACGTTACAATTGTTTATGCCCACTAAAAATGGACTCTTTTGTAGACAAaagtctaaaattaaaatatttctgaaaTTATACACAGTACAGTActggattttttttccataCAGTATTACATACAGTACATATTAAGTTGAAGTAGTCTAAAttgttgaaattaaaaatgtgtgaattgtttatattttaataaattctactAGTATTTcagtaaaagaaatattttcagatgcaatatttattattattatatattttcagcaAACACTCTCTTGGGGTCCTTGGATCTCCTACTACACATGGAAATCTGGtaccaaattattaaaagtagttGACTATGCTGGAGAAACATTAGCAGATTTCTTTGGTATCACAACTCCAAAGTATCAAATTGAGATTAATGAATATG
This is a stretch of genomic DNA from Pieris brassicae chromosome 1, ilPieBrab1.1, whole genome shotgun sequence. It encodes these proteins:
- the LOC123715083 gene encoding protein FAM177A1-like, with amino-acid sequence MNMPNADVNRDQVDVVIINKQVRVIHCCDGVEEEIEETMLDEINMSPNDVENIEPQTLSWGPWISYYTWKSGTKLLKVVDYAGETLADFFGITTPKYQIEINEYERIQEENKRLEEESAGWVPRNIGGDIPLVLNEPVRDKHTV